The following proteins are co-located in the Desulfovibrio intestinalis genome:
- a CDS encoding YkgJ family cysteine cluster protein: MIPDLTAIFARYENLRAEADTLFDRVREACPQCVTCKEGCSDCCHAMFDLSLIEAMYIHKAFEDRFGYGPERSAILERASELDRHTTRLKRELYRAEKDGENPGEIMAVAAKVKMRCPLLGDDDKCLLYEARPITCRLYGVPTAIGGQGHVCGFSAFEKGKPYPTVHMDKMQIKLEDLSKEIATAVNSRFKELHEVYVPLSMALLTRYDEAYLGIGPAKKEKA; the protein is encoded by the coding sequence ATGATCCCTGATCTGACCGCCATTTTTGCCCGCTATGAAAATCTGCGGGCCGAGGCCGATACCCTGTTTGACCGGGTTCGGGAAGCCTGTCCTCAGTGCGTGACCTGCAAGGAAGGCTGTAGCGACTGTTGTCACGCCATGTTCGATCTTTCCCTGATCGAGGCCATGTATATCCACAAGGCCTTTGAAGACCGCTTTGGCTACGGGCCTGAACGCTCGGCCATTCTGGAACGCGCCTCGGAACTGGACCGCCACACCACCCGCCTCAAGCGCGAACTTTACCGGGCGGAAAAAGACGGCGAAAACCCCGGAGAAATCATGGCTGTCGCCGCCAAGGTCAAAATGCGCTGCCCTTTGCTTGGCGATGATGACAAATGCCTTTTGTACGAAGCCCGCCCCATTACATGCAGGCTTTATGGCGTCCCCACCGCTATCGGCGGCCAGGGTCACGTCTGCGGATTTTCTGCTTTTGAAAAAGGCAAGCCCTACCCCACTGTGCATATGGACAAAATGCAGATCAAACTTGAAGATCTGAGCAAAGAAATCGCCACAGCCGTGAATTCGCGCTTCAAGGAACTGCACGAGGTTTATGTGCCTCTGTCCATGGCTCTGCTGACCCGCTACGATGAGGCGTATCTGGGCATTGGCCCCGCCAAGAAGGAAAAAGCCTAG
- a CDS encoding ferredoxin, with the protein MGYNVNVDVDKCIGCGECVDVCPVEVYEIKDGKSEAVSPEECLGCESCVEVCEVSAIAIEEN; encoded by the coding sequence ATGGGTTACAATGTGAATGTTGACGTGGACAAGTGCATCGGCTGTGGCGAATGTGTAGACGTTTGCCCCGTTGAAGTTTACGAAATCAAAGACGGCAAGTCCGAAGCCGTGAGCCCCGAAGAATGCCTCGGCTGTGAATCCTGTGTCGAAGTCTGTGAAGTCAGCGCCATTGCCATTGAAGAAAACTAG
- a CDS encoding trypsin-like peptidase domain-containing protein, whose protein sequence is MTQTLATIYAQVPHRVRTMCGQRHFCGINRTVAWALYWTLLTFLSSGLIALAPPSAGAAPQEGSPRITPVVRAVQTVAPAVVNITSTHIIQGQYLSPLEQFFGPGFGMGPGFGGASPRTQKRESLGTGVIVDGKKGLVLTNAHVIAGGEEVTVRLLDGREFSASVRGADPDFDIAVLEIKGAQDLPSVRLGDSDDVLPAETVIAIGNPFGFSHTVTTGVVSALGRTIRNRNNAFTDLIQTDAAINPGNSGGPLLNLEGALIGINTAVDARAEGIGFAIPANKARRVMADLMDSGKVAPLWLGLDVQDVDVQTAMALGLKDARGVLVNTIFPGTPADKANIRPGDILDSINTTPVRDRRDYLDILRNQTPDAKLRLSLRRDGAPVTVDLAPALFTDENARALMEKRWGFSAAQTGRGIVISSVNAQGPSPFLRKGDLITAVGANPVNKVEDLLQAFRRERMAGQVLLQVTRNGKAYYARLIP, encoded by the coding sequence ATGACGCAAACACTCGCAACCATATACGCTCAAGTCCCCCACAGGGTCCGCACAATGTGCGGCCAGCGGCATTTTTGCGGTATCAATCGCACAGTCGCGTGGGCTCTTTACTGGACGCTGCTGACATTTCTTTCCAGCGGCCTGATAGCTCTTGCCCCGCCGTCCGCAGGCGCGGCCCCGCAAGAAGGCAGCCCGCGAATAACCCCGGTGGTTCGCGCAGTTCAAACGGTGGCCCCGGCGGTGGTCAATATCACCAGCACACACATAATACAGGGGCAGTATCTTTCACCCCTTGAGCAGTTTTTCGGGCCGGGTTTCGGCATGGGGCCGGGTTTTGGCGGCGCTTCACCGCGCACCCAGAAACGAGAAAGCCTCGGGACCGGAGTTATTGTTGACGGCAAAAAAGGTCTTGTGCTCACCAACGCCCATGTTATAGCGGGCGGCGAGGAAGTTACGGTACGCCTTTTGGATGGCCGCGAATTTTCAGCCTCCGTGCGCGGAGCCGACCCCGATTTTGACATAGCGGTGCTGGAGATCAAGGGAGCGCAGGATTTGCCCTCGGTACGCCTTGGTGATTCAGACGATGTGCTTCCTGCCGAAACGGTCATTGCTATCGGCAACCCCTTTGGCTTCAGCCATACAGTGACCACGGGCGTGGTTTCGGCTCTGGGCCGGACCATACGCAACCGTAACAACGCGTTTACCGACCTCATTCAGACTGACGCGGCCATTAACCCTGGCAACAGCGGCGGCCCCTTGCTGAATCTTGAAGGCGCTCTTATAGGAATCAACACTGCGGTGGATGCCCGCGCCGAAGGCATTGGCTTTGCCATACCCGCCAACAAGGCCAGACGCGTCATGGCAGACCTTATGGACAGCGGCAAGGTCGCTCCGCTATGGCTTGGTCTGGACGTGCAGGATGTAGACGTGCAGACCGCTATGGCCCTGGGCCTTAAAGACGCCCGCGGTGTGCTGGTGAATACGATTTTTCCCGGCACCCCGGCTGACAAGGCCAACATACGCCCCGGTGACATTCTGGACAGCATCAACACAACGCCCGTGCGTGACAGGCGTGATTACCTCGACATTCTGCGTAACCAGACCCCGGACGCGAAGCTTCGCCTGAGTCTGCGCAGGGATGGCGCGCCTGTCACAGTGGACCTGGCTCCGGCGCTTTTTACAGATGAAAACGCGCGGGCACTTATGGAAAAACGGTGGGGATTCAGCGCTGCGCAAACAGGCCGTGGAATAGTAATCAGCAGCGTCAACGCGCAAGGGCCTTCGCCTTTTCTGCGCAAGGGAGATCTTATCACCGCTGTAGGCGCAAATCCCGTAAACAAAGTGGAAGACCTTCTGCAAGCGTTCAGGCGAGAGCGCATGGCAGGGCAGGTTCTTTTACAAGTAACGCGTAATGGCAAGGCCTATTACGCGCGTCTCATTCCCTGA